CAGGCGTCAGGCCGACGAAGCCTTCGAAGTTCTCGACATGGACGCACCGCCAAAAGAAGTTTTGGTAGAGGCCGCTTGGCGTATGGTGAGTTTTATAACGTCCGATTTTGGTATCGCCGTTTTCAAAATTTGCATCGCGGAATCCGGACGGTTTCCCAACCTTGGTCAACAGTTCTACGATTCTGGGCCTAAATTGGTGCGCGAACGCATTGTTGTATACCTGAAGGAAGCGACCAAACGCGGCGAATTGAATATTACGGACTTCAATTTTGCGGCCGAACAGTTTTTAGAACTTACCAAAACCTACATTCACCCCCGCATACTTTGTGGGGTGCAACTGACGTTCTCACATGCTGAACTTGCCAAAATTGTGCACGGCTCGGTGGAAATGTTCCTTGCCCGCTATGGTCGGGACTTAGACTAAGGGCCCGAATGAACCGCGCCCTTAGAGTGTTCATGTTTTACATTACTTGAGTTCGGCCATGGTCGAAATGACGTGACCCAACAAGCCGTATTCCAAGGCTTCTTCAGTGTTCAGCCAGAAATCATGCTGCGTATCTTGCGCGATTTTTTCGGCTGTTTGACCTGTTGCCAGAGCAAACAAATTATCAAAGCGCGCGCGCATGATGCGGATTTGCTCGGCTTGGATTTGCATATCCGTCACCTTACCGCCGATACCGCCACTGGGTTGGTGCAAGAGGAAACGCGTGTTGGGAAGGCAATAGCGGTCTTCCTTATCGGCACCGACAAAGATCAACGCCCCTGCACTCGCGACCCAGCCAGACCCAATCGTGCGCACTTTTGGCGTAATGAACTTAATCATGTCATGCACCATGTCGCCAGATTCAACGTGACCACCAGGGGAGCTGATGAACATATTGATCGGGTCGTCATTCTCTTCGGCAAGCGCCAAAAGATGCGTAACTGTTTGCTTAGCCAGCTTGTCGTTTACTTCGCCTGTCACCAAGACATTGCGACTTTTGAAAAACAGTTTCTCCGCTGTTGGGCTTACTGCTTCGTCTTTTTTGTTTGTTTCTTCAGTCATAATATCCTCAGGATTCAGTCTCTGCTGCTATCTATGTAGTGGCTTGGTTAATAAAGCACCACCGAACGAATGGATTTTCCAGCGTGCATAAGCTCAAATCCTTCGTTGATTTCGTCCAGCGACATCGTATGAGTGATCATCGGGTCGATTTCGATTTTGCCGTCCATGTACCAATCAACGATTTTGGGAACGTCGGTGCGGCCGGATGCACCGCCAAATGCGGTTCCGCGCCACGACCGCCCCGTCACAAGTTGGAATGGACGCGTGGAGATTTCGGCACCTGCGGGCGCGACGCCAATAATGATGCTTTCACCCCAACCTTTGTGCGCCGCCTCAAGGGCCGTGCGCATGACATTCACGTTGCCCGTGGCGTCAAACGTGTAATCTGCACCACCCCCCGTAAGCTCCACAAGATGCGCGACCAAGTCACCCTCAACTTCACTTGGGTTCACGAAATGCGTCATCCCAAAACGTGTCGCCATTTCGTTTTTGCTATCGTTGAGGTCGACCCCCACAATTTGATCGGCCCCCGCAAGGCGCAGCCCTTGGATCACATTGAGCCCGATGCCGCCGAGCCCAAAGACGATCGCTGTGGAGCCAATCTCGACTTTGGCCGTGTTGATCACCGCGCCAATGCCCGTGGTCACACCGCAACCGATGTAGCAAATTTTATCAAACGGCGCGTCTTTGCGCACCTTTGCCAGCGCAATTTCCGGCACAACCGTGTGGTTGGCAAAGGTGGAACAGCCCATATAATGGTGGATTGGCGTACCATCCAGCATAGAGAACCGCGTGGTTCCGTCGGGCAGAAGTCCTGCGCCCTGTGTGCTACGGATCGACTGACAGAGGTTGGTTTTCGGATTGAGGCAATATTCGCATTCGCGACATTCCGGCGTGTAAAGCGGGATCACGTGATCGCCTACTTGAAGGCTTTTCACCCCTTCGCCCACTTCAATCACAATACCCGCGCCTTCATGGCCCAAAATCGCGGGGAAAAGCCCCTCGGGGTCCGCGCCAGAGCGTGTAAATTCATCCGTATGGCAAAGGCCGGTTGCCTTGATTTCAACCAAGACCTCTCCGGCTTTCGGTCCTTCGAGATTGACGTCCATAACGACAAGAGGTTTTCCGGCCTCAAGGGCGACGGCTGCGCGCGTTCTCATAATGCTTCCTCCAAATATGTTGGGCACAGCGTGATCTATTGCCAAAAAAGTTTCAACCTCAGAAGCGCATATTCACGTCAGCCTTGAAGCCTTTTTCTGCACACTCTAGTGTAGAACAAAATGAGAACAAAAGTGTGATTCTGCCCATGCCTGCCAAACGCATCCTCTCTCTCTGGTTCCCGCGCCTCGGGGCCGAGCGCCTCTTGCGCCTTGAGCGTGGCACCCTTGAGGCGCCGCTCGCGGTGGCGCGCGACACGGGCAATATGCAGATCCTGTCGTCTCTTTCGCTGGCCGCATCTGAAGCGGGGCTCACGATGGGGCAACCCCTGCGCGATGCCCGCACCATGTGTCCCGCGCTGATTACACGGCTGCAAAACCCCCAAGCAGAGGCCGATTTCCTCAAAACATTGCGTCGATGGGCGGGGAAATTCTCGCCTTGGGTCGGAGAGCAGGGTGAAACCGCCCTTATTCTTGATATCACGGGCTGCGCACATCTGTTTGGCGGCGAGGAATCCCTTTTGGCGGCCGTCGAAGAAGACTGTCTCCAGCTTAACCTGACGGTCCATGCGGGGATTGCGGATACCGTTGGCGCGGCATGGGCCTTGGCGCGTTATGCGGGGCAGCCTCTGGGCATGGCACGCACCGGCGACGCCGTCGACCAAGAGGCCCGCGCCACCCGATCCCGCGCCACGAAACGGCGCAACTGGGAACGCGGCGGCCCCACGCCACGCGCTATGCCGCGGGCCCCGCGCGGGGCTCGCATTGCCGCCCCCGGAACCACCCATAGCGCCCTCGCGCCTCTCCCCGTCGCCGCGTTACGCCTACCCGAGAGCATCACAACCCAGCTCACACGACTCGGCGTTCGCCAGATCGGCGAACTCGCAGGCATGCCCCGCGCCGCCCTCGCCCGCCGCTTTGGCAAGGACGTGATGCTGCGCCTTGATCAAGCCCATGGCGTCGCGCCCGAACCGGTATCTCCAGCCCGTGCCCCTCTGCACTTTGCCGTGCGCCTCACCCTCCCAGAACCCATCGGGCTTGAGGCGGATATGCTCGCAGGCATTGATCGCCTGCTACCTGCCCTTGCGGAACGCCTACAGGCAAAAGGACGCGGCGCGCGGCGCGTGCGCTTCCAAGCTTTCCGCACCGATCAAACGTCCCAAATCATCGAAATCGGCCTCGCACGGCCCAGCTCCGACCCTGATCGTATCCGCCCCCTCTTGGCGATGAAGCTCTCTGATATTGATGTTGGGTTTGGCGTTGATATCTTGCGCATCGAGGCCCATCAAACCGAATCCCTCGCGCCCCAACAACACAAAGGCCACTTCGATGCCAGCGGCCAAGCCCGCGCAAATATGGCCCAAGACACCGCTCTCGACGATCTAATCGGGCGTCTTGGGGCACGCCTCGGGCTTGAAGCCATCACACGCCGCCACCCCGCCTCAAGCCACCTCCCTGAGAAAGCCGCGCTGACGTTTGGGGCCGCGTGGTCCACGGCCTATGGCGTGGATATGGGAGCCGACGCCACGTGGCCCATACCCGCCACGCGACGGCCCCTCCACCTATGGCGTCCCGAGCCATTAATGGGAACACAGCCCGATCCAATGCCCCCCGAACGGTTAAAATTTCGTGGCCAGATGTTTGAAATCACCTATGCCTCCGGCCCCGAACGTGTGGCGCCCGAATGGTGGCTGGATGACCCTGATTGGCGCAACGGCGTACGGGACTACTGGCGTGCAACAACACAACACGGCCAGCAATTGTGGATCTATTTCGCACACGGAGCCGCGCTTTCGACTGGCTGGTTTTGTCACGGCCGCTTTGCATGAAGGCTTGATTTTCTGGGCATTTCGGCGCAAAATTTCAGAATGAACGTCGATGCATTCCGCAAACCTTTCCAAGCCCCCGCACAGGTGGCGTTTCACCGCACGGAACTCGGGATCATTCTCGGCCTCTACGGTCGGATGGTTGCCGCTGGAGAATGGCGTGACTATGGGATTTCGCACCTGTCAGAAGTGGCCGTCTTCTCAATCTTCCGCCGCAGCGCCGAAAACCCGCTGTACCGGATCGAAAAACGCCCCAAGCTTCGATTAAAACAGGGGCTTTATGCAGTCATCGGTATGGACGGACAAATCCTCAAACGCGGACATGAACTTAAACCCGTCCTGCGCGTCCTTGAGAAAAAACTCATCCGAGCGGTAAAATAAACCCCCTCAGGGGCGCTTCATCGAGGTAATCTCGCCAAACTCACGCGCGCCAATACGGCTGCGGGCCACCTCAAACGGTTCTATCGCAACGGCCATATGATGCGCATTTGCGTGGATCATTTCTCTCTCATTCAACATCATCGCGACATGGCCGCGCCAAAAAACCAAATCGCCCCGACGTAAATCTTTAGGTGCGACATCTGTGGTGAAAAAGGCTTCCTGCTGATCGCTGTCGCGTGGACACATAGTGCCGACAGCGCGCAAGCAAGCCTGCACAAGCCCCGAACAATCGATCCCAAACACACTGTCCCCACCCCAAAGATAAGGCACGCCAAGAAACGTCAGAGCCGTTTTAGCTGCATCCAAAGGCCGCTCCGACAAAGGGGATACATGCGGCACAGGAACAAAACCTCCCCCCGAAAGCTCAACATACCCTTCCAACTCGGCAACGACACTCAACAACGAGCCAAACGATACCGCAGCTTTATCAGCCGATTTCAAACTGGATTCAGTGTAAATATGCGAACTACGCGCCGTCACCCAATGGCTTGGTGCGACGGCCTCGCCCAAGGAAACTTCAGCCACATATCCAACGTTACCGTCCGCAACGACGCGCCCGAAGCACCACCCGTTGAGCGTTTCCAAAACGTCAAACCCCGCACCCATCAGCAACTGGGAGTCCCGCGTCCCGCGCGGCGCGGCGCAAACATCCACAACTGGGACCAACACCCGACGCGCCGCAACCTCGGCCAAACGCAGGGTGTCTACCTGCCCTCGCAACCCCACATGTGCAACGCGTTCATTTGCGAAAAATGTCCGGCGATCCGTCATAGTTCCAAGATTGCTGGCAACGCTTCTAAAATAGCGCGCGTTCCCTGCCCGCAACCACCCTTCGGGCGGGCCGCAGCCGCCGTCGGTTGCCAGCCATAAATATCAAAATGGGCATATCGAGGCGCATCAGTCACAAACCGGCGCAGGAACAACGCCGCCGTAATAGACCCTGCAAACCCACCGCTTGGCGCATTATCAAGGTCCGCGATTCCGGGTTCGATCATAGCTTCATACGGGGTGTGAAAGGGCATGCGCCATACGGGATCTGCCACGCGCTTTGCCGAATTTTCCAGTGCTGCGACCGTGTCTAAATCGCCACAAAAATAGGGGGCCAAATCCGGACCCACAGCAACCCGCGCAGCCCCAGTCAACGTTGCCATTGAGATAACAAAATCCGTTTCTTCTTCGTCCGCCAGTGCAAGCGCATCGGCCAAAACCAACCGCCCTTCGGCATCCGTATTATTGATCTCAACCGTCAGCCCCTTGCGCGACATCAAAATATCGGAGGGACGAAACGCCGATCCATCAATCGAGTTTTCAACGGCAGGGACCAGAACTCGAAGCTGTAGGGGCAGTTTAAGCGACATGATCATCTGTGCCAGCCCAAGAACAGCCGCCGATCCCCCCATATCTTTCTTCATAAGTCCCATCGACGCACCAGGCTTGATGTTCAACCCGCCGGTATCAAAACACACGCCTTTGCCCACGAGGGTAAGTTTTGGCCCCGCCGTCCCCCAGCGCATTTCAAGCAAACGCGGCTCTTGGGCGGAGGCCCGCCCGACCGTGTGAATCATCGGGAAATTCTGCGCGAGTAAGTCCTCTCCGACGATAGCGGTTGCCACGGCTCCGTGGGCTTTTGCCAGATCGAAAAAGGCCGCCTGAAGCTGTTCAGGCCCCATGTCTGAAGTTGGCGTGTTGATCAAATCGCGGGTGAGAGCTTCACCAGCGGCAATCGCCTCAATGCGGGCAACATCAACCGACTCAGGCGCTACAAGTTCAGCGCCACTAGCAGGCTGTTTGCGATACTTGTCAAAATGATATCCCGCCAGTAGCCAGCCAAGTGCTTCGACTTCAACGTCAAAACCTTCAGGGCTTTGGGCAATATGGTATGCGCCTTTTGGCAAATTGGCCGCCACACCGCCGAGATGGAAACGGCCGCGCTCGCGACCCAATGCGTCGCCGTACCCGACCAGAACGGCGGAAATTCCTCCTTCTGCATTCGGAAGCGCGCAAAAGCTTCCCAAACTTCCAGTGAACCCCTGCGCGGCCACCCAGTTTTGCGACGCCGCAGGCAAGCCCGATAGAAACGATTCGCATTCCAGCTTGGAAATAACATGCAACGGAATGGATGCGGCGGAGAGTTGGGCAAATTTCATCGACATAGGGTAGCCTGTGCTAGGGTAAAGACCTCACACAGACTAAAGACATGCTTGGAAGCTGCAAGGACAACAATACAGCTGAAATTGAAATTCCGCGCTACAGGGTCATATTTTGCGCATCCCAAACCGCGGTAAGTGACTTATCCCCCATACGGACGAGGCGCGAAACCGTTGCCGCGATCGCGGTGGGGTCATTGCGCGAAGCAGTGGCGGCCACGTGACGGGCAACCTGCGCCAATCCGTTCAAACCAATCTGATCCGCAATAGCAATCAGCCCCCTGGAACCTTTGCTCACCTTGGAAAACTCGCCTTGCCAATAAGCGGTTTCTATATCGGCCAACCTAACGGCTAGCTCCTCCATCGCCCGACGAACAACATCCTCAGCTCCTCGATTGCCAAGTTGAACAAACAACTCCGTCAACCGACTCGGATTGAGACGCACATTTTCATCGGGTCGAAGATTTACTGCTTCCACCAAAACCACACCCTCCGGTTCATTATAGCCCCCACGGCAATTTCATTTAAGGTCGCGTATCCTTAGAAAGAGTTTACGTAAAACGCAGAAATCTCTCGAATTTCTCGCAAATGCGCCTTAGAACACTTTGAACACAGGCCAAAGGAAACTCTATGGAACACGCGAAACCGTTACCTTCCTATCTTGTTCAACGCTACATGGGATGGAAAGCCACCACATTTGCTGAGAACAAAGTCTGGTATCAGCGACTGGCCGCAGAAGGCCAACGCCCTAGAGCCATGGTGATCTCGTGCTGCGATAGTCGCGTCCACGTGACCTCGATCTTTGGCGCCGATCAGGGCGAGTTTTTTATACATCGTAACATTGCCAATCTTGTGCCACCCTACAAACCGGATGGGGATATCCACGGCACATCTGCCGCAGTTGAGTATGCTGTAACGGCTCTGCACATCACCAATATGGTAGTGCTGGGCCATTCGGGTTGTGGCGGCGTGCGTGGCTGCCATGATATGTGTTCCGGCATTGCCCCCGAACTTGAGGAGAAAACCAGTTTTATTGGCCGTTGGATGGACATTCTACGTCCCGGCTTCGAGCGTGTTGCCCATATTGAAGATGAGGCCGAGCGCACGCGGGCACTTGAGCATCAATCGGTTCTTGTGTCCCTCGAAAACCTGATGACGTTCCCATTTGTACGGGAGGCCGTCGAAGAAGGACGAATGAGCTTGCATGGTCTTTGGACAGATATTGGCGAAGGTGGTTTGGAATACTACAATCCAAAAACTGGCCTCTTCTCTCCTGTCTAGACTCGCAATCCCCACGGCGTCTTAGGCGGCCAAACGGGACGCATCGAGGAGCACGGGTTTGTCGTAAGTTGGCAGGAAGTGTTCTGGCGTACCGGATGTGTCGCGAATAGTGCAGAACATAGCGAGAGATTTTTGACGTGCACGTTCACTTTTCAAACGAGCAAGAGCAACAGTACGACCAAGGCGGGCTTTTTCTTGAAGGCTAACGTTTGTCATTTTGTATCTCCAGATGATGTAGTTTGATTAAGTTCTTGCTAACCAGTGTTACCCAAAACTTGACAAAAAACGAGCAAGCAAAGGGATAAAACGGCTCCCTAGAGCAGAGGACGGGCCTCCAATGGTATAGGAACGACTAAAGTTTGTTTTAACCCAGCAAGATACCTATCCAATTGCGCCTCAATTCAAGGTTTCTTCGCCATATTCCGAACAACCCACCGCCACATGGAATTTTTCGAATGCGCTTGGTTGGGAAAAGAATCAAGTAAACAAGAACTTAACAAATTGTTATCGGGATAATTCACGTCTTAAACTTGCGCGCCCATTTAAAAGTTCGGCGTTCCCGAAATGCAAAACGCCTCCCGAGATTAACTCGGAAGGCGTTATTGTAATCGGAAACATCTTGGGCCTCACGACAGAGGCTTAGCCCTTTTTCAAAATCCGACGGCCATAAAGCTCGGCGATCTGAACTGCATTCAAAGCCGCACCTTTGCGCAGATTGTCAGAGACGCACCACAGGTTGATCCCGTTGTCGATCGTGCTGTCCTGACGGATGCGCGAGATAAACGTCGCGTAGTCGCCCACACATTCAATCGGGGTCACATAGCCACCATCTTCGCGCTTATCGATCACCATGACGCCTGGGGCCTCGCGCAGGATGTCACGCACCTCGTCTTCGTCGATAAACTCTTCGAATTCGATGTTGATCGCTT
This Falsihalocynthiibacter arcticus DNA region includes the following protein-coding sequences:
- a CDS encoding TetR/AcrR family transcriptional regulator is translated as MATHSDTIKRGRKFDQVLEGARTIFMRDGFEGASVDDIAREASVSKATLYSYFPDKRLLFGQVSETECRRQADEAFEVLDMDAPPKEVLVEAAWRMVSFITSDFGIAVFKICIAESGRFPNLGQQFYDSGPKLVRERIVVYLKEATKRGELNITDFNFAAEQFLELTKTYIHPRILCGVQLTFSHAELAKIVHGSVEMFLARYGRDLD
- a CDS encoding ATP-dependent Clp protease proteolytic subunit; translated protein: MTEETNKKDEAVSPTAEKLFFKSRNVLVTGEVNDKLAKQTVTHLLALAEENDDPINMFISSPGGHVESGDMVHDMIKFITPKVRTIGSGWVASAGALIFVGADKEDRYCLPNTRFLLHQPSGGIGGKVTDMQIQAEQIRIMRARFDNLFALATGQTAEKIAQDTQHDFWLNTEEALEYGLLGHVISTMAELK
- a CDS encoding S-(hydroxymethyl)glutathione dehydrogenase/class III alcohol dehydrogenase; this translates as MRTRAAVALEAGKPLVVMDVNLEGPKAGEVLVEIKATGLCHTDEFTRSGADPEGLFPAILGHEGAGIVIEVGEGVKSLQVGDHVIPLYTPECRECEYCLNPKTNLCQSIRSTQGAGLLPDGTTRFSMLDGTPIHHYMGCSTFANHTVVPEIALAKVRKDAPFDKICYIGCGVTTGIGAVINTAKVEIGSTAIVFGLGGIGLNVIQGLRLAGADQIVGVDLNDSKNEMATRFGMTHFVNPSEVEGDLVAHLVELTGGGADYTFDATGNVNVMRTALEAAHKGWGESIIIGVAPAGAEISTRPFQLVTGRSWRGTAFGGASGRTDVPKIVDWYMDGKIEIDPMITHTMSLDEINEGFELMHAGKSIRSVVLY
- a CDS encoding Y-family DNA polymerase, with translation MPAKRILSLWFPRLGAERLLRLERGTLEAPLAVARDTGNMQILSSLSLAASEAGLTMGQPLRDARTMCPALITRLQNPQAEADFLKTLRRWAGKFSPWVGEQGETALILDITGCAHLFGGEESLLAAVEEDCLQLNLTVHAGIADTVGAAWALARYAGQPLGMARTGDAVDQEARATRSRATKRRNWERGGPTPRAMPRAPRGARIAAPGTTHSALAPLPVAALRLPESITTQLTRLGVRQIGELAGMPRAALARRFGKDVMLRLDQAHGVAPEPVSPARAPLHFAVRLTLPEPIGLEADMLAGIDRLLPALAERLQAKGRGARRVRFQAFRTDQTSQIIEIGLARPSSDPDRIRPLLAMKLSDIDVGFGVDILRIEAHQTESLAPQQHKGHFDASGQARANMAQDTALDDLIGRLGARLGLEAITRRHPASSHLPEKAALTFGAAWSTAYGVDMGADATWPIPATRRPLHLWRPEPLMGTQPDPMPPERLKFRGQMFEITYASGPERVAPEWWLDDPDWRNGVRDYWRATTQHGQQLWIYFAHGAALSTGWFCHGRFA
- a CDS encoding DUF2794 domain-containing protein — translated: MNVDAFRKPFQAPAQVAFHRTELGIILGLYGRMVAAGEWRDYGISHLSEVAVFSIFRRSAENPLYRIEKRPKLRLKQGLYAVIGMDGQILKRGHELKPVLRVLEKKLIRAVK
- a CDS encoding C40 family peptidase encodes the protein MTDRRTFFANERVAHVGLRGQVDTLRLAEVAARRVLVPVVDVCAAPRGTRDSQLLMGAGFDVLETLNGWCFGRVVADGNVGYVAEVSLGEAVAPSHWVTARSSHIYTESSLKSADKAAVSFGSLLSVVAELEGYVELSGGGFVPVPHVSPLSERPLDAAKTALTFLGVPYLWGGDSVFGIDCSGLVQACLRAVGTMCPRDSDQQEAFFTTDVAPKDLRRGDLVFWRGHVAMMLNEREMIHANAHHMAVAIEPFEVARSRIGAREFGEITSMKRP
- a CDS encoding leucyl aminopeptidase family protein, translated to MSMKFAQLSAASIPLHVISKLECESFLSGLPAASQNWVAAQGFTGSLGSFCALPNAEGGISAVLVGYGDALGRERGRFHLGGVAANLPKGAYHIAQSPEGFDVEVEALGWLLAGYHFDKYRKQPASGAELVAPESVDVARIEAIAAGEALTRDLINTPTSDMGPEQLQAAFFDLAKAHGAVATAIVGEDLLAQNFPMIHTVGRASAQEPRLLEMRWGTAGPKLTLVGKGVCFDTGGLNIKPGASMGLMKKDMGGSAAVLGLAQMIMSLKLPLQLRVLVPAVENSIDGSAFRPSDILMSRKGLTVEINNTDAEGRLVLADALALADEEETDFVISMATLTGAARVAVGPDLAPYFCGDLDTVAALENSAKRVADPVWRMPFHTPYEAMIEPGIADLDNAPSGGFAGSITAALFLRRFVTDAPRYAHFDIYGWQPTAAAARPKGGCGQGTRAILEALPAILEL
- a CDS encoding carbonic anhydrase, with the translated sequence MEHAKPLPSYLVQRYMGWKATTFAENKVWYQRLAAEGQRPRAMVISCCDSRVHVTSIFGADQGEFFIHRNIANLVPPYKPDGDIHGTSAAVEYAVTALHITNMVVLGHSGCGGVRGCHDMCSGIAPELEEKTSFIGRWMDILRPGFERVAHIEDEAERTRALEHQSVLVSLENLMTFPFVREAVEEGRMSLHGLWTDIGEGGLEYYNPKTGLFSPV